The following is a genomic window from Mycobacterium parmense.
CGTCCTACGAGTTGCTGCGCGCCGAGGGCAGCGAGCCGGTGCTGCTGCTCGACGACGTGTTCGCCGAACTCGATGCGGCGCGGCGGCGCGCCCTGGCTTCGGTGGCCGAATCCGCCGAGCAGGTACTGGTCACCGCGGCGGTGGCCGAGGACATCCCGCAGGACTGGGAGACCACCAGGGTGCGCATCGACCTGCGCGACGGGGACTCCGGGCGGGTGTCGGTGGCGCAACCATGACCGGCGACGACGACCGCGAGAAGGCCGAAAAGACAAGTCCAGCAGATGATTTGACTGGCATAGACTTGGTCAGGCGGACTTTGGAGGAGGCGCGCGCGGCGGCGCGGGCGCAGGGCAAGGACGCCGGCCGGGGTCAACGGGTGCCGCAGGCACCGCGCCGCGTCACCGGGCAGCGGCGCAGCTGGTCGGGGCCGGGGCCCGACGTCCGTGATCCACAGCCGCTTGGCCGGTTGGCGCGCGACATGGCGAAAAAGCGAGGCTGGTCGGCGCAGGTCGCCGAGGGCACGGTGCTCGGCGACTGGCCGTCGGTCGTGGGTCACCAGATCGCCGATCACGCGACACCCACGGCACTCAACGAGGGTGTGCTCAGCGTGACGGCGGAGTCGACGGCCTGGGCCACGCAGCTGCGGATGATCCAGGCGCAGCTACTGGCAAAGATCGCCGCGGCGGTCGGCAACGGCGTGGTCACCTCCCTGAAGATCACCGGGCCTACCGCGCCGTCCTGGCGGAAGGGGCCCCGGCACATCTCGGGACGCGGCCCGCGCGACACCTACGGGTAGCGCCGCCGCCCGCCCGTCCGGGGCGACACGCCGCCGTAAAGGGGTGGAGGAATCGCCGTCTGAAATCCGCCAGGACGAAGCGGACCAGGGTCGCGCACGTCAGGACGCGCCGATGATGAAGAAAACGTCCGCACGGCGCGGTCAGCTGGGCAGAAACGCGCCCGGAGAGTCGGTGCCGACAGCGGATCACGGTAGACTGGCCAAGTGCGACTGCTGCGGTGACCGGACCGCTTGCACGTAACCCCAAGGAGAGCATTCCGAACGTGGCTGCCAAAAACCAGTACGGCGCTGATTCGATCAAGGTCCTCGAGGGACTGGAGGCGGTTCGCAAACGCCCCGGTATGTACATCGGCTCTACCGGCGAGCGCGGCCTGCACCATCTCGTTTGGGAAGTGGTCGACAACTCGGTCGACGAGGCCATGGCCGGGTTCGCCAGCAAGGTGACGGTGCGCCTGCTCGACGACGGTGGCGTGGAGGTCACCGACGACGGCCGCGGCATCCCGGTCGAGATGCACGCCACCGGCGTGCCGACCGTCGACGTGGTGATGACCGTGCTGCACGCGGGCGGGAAGTTCGAAGAGGGCGCCTATCAGGTGTCCGGTGGGCTGCACGGTGTCGGCGTCTCGGTCGTCAACGCCTTGTCCTCGCGTCTGGAAGCCGACATCCGCCGCGACGGATACGAGTGGTCGCAGGTGTACACCAACTCGGTACCCGGCGTGCTCAAGCAGGGCGAGAAGACCAAGAAGACGGGCACCACGATCCGGTTCTGGGCCGATCCGAAGATCTTCGAGACCACCGATTACGACTTC
Proteins encoded in this region:
- a CDS encoding DUF721 family protein, with amino-acid sequence MTGDDDREKAEKTSPADDLTGIDLVRRTLEEARAAARAQGKDAGRGQRVPQAPRRVTGQRRSWSGPGPDVRDPQPLGRLARDMAKKRGWSAQVAEGTVLGDWPSVVGHQIADHATPTALNEGVLSVTAESTAWATQLRMIQAQLLAKIAAAVGNGVVTSLKITGPTAPSWRKGPRHISGRGPRDTYG